In Terriglobia bacterium, a single window of DNA contains:
- a CDS encoding serine/threonine protein kinase produces MPEIGQTISHYRITEKLGQGGMGEVFLANDLVLERKVAIKFLPDSVQQDVQARTRFLREAKAAAGLDHPFICKVYETGEDQSKAFIVMEYVPGETVKERLARGPQPLPTTLQLACEITEALEKAHEKGIVHRDLKPANIMVTQQGHAKILDFGLARQISGSGTAETGGSTTATEQLTRTGEVVGTLAYMSPEQARGEQVGPGSDIFSFGLMLFEMLSGKNPFERPTEIDTISAILRDEPPALRMESSAPQHALRCILAKSLAKNPEERYQKVGDLGADLRKLQGEIRGGGLSARKWTLAVAAAVLITLVVFAVANLTRFASVKIQETGYKSASLVIADVQNRTGDPAFDGVLEELLTISLGGAEKISLFDRKQAISLLNRVKPSAKGQLLEEDARLICQREGIDWTISASIEQEKNGFLLKARALDPISGKIAAAANCSIHAKADILKAADYLSAVLKAGLGVVSPDSAHAGTKETFTTTSLEAMKDYAEAQKLDALGVRPRIV; encoded by the coding sequence ATGCCCGAGATCGGCCAGACCATCTCGCATTACCGAATCACTGAGAAGCTGGGGCAAGGAGGAATGGGCGAGGTTTTCCTGGCGAATGACCTTGTATTGGAGCGCAAGGTCGCGATCAAATTCTTGCCTGATTCAGTTCAGCAAGATGTGCAGGCACGCACGCGTTTTCTGCGCGAAGCGAAAGCCGCCGCAGGTCTGGACCATCCGTTTATCTGCAAGGTCTACGAAACAGGTGAGGACCAGAGCAAGGCTTTCATCGTCATGGAGTACGTGCCGGGTGAGACTGTGAAGGAGCGTCTGGCCCGCGGGCCGCAGCCACTGCCAACCACATTGCAGTTGGCCTGCGAGATCACTGAAGCTCTTGAGAAGGCGCACGAAAAGGGGATCGTGCACAGGGATCTGAAGCCAGCCAATATCATGGTGACGCAGCAAGGGCACGCCAAGATCCTGGATTTTGGCCTGGCTAGACAAATCAGCGGATCCGGCACCGCGGAAACGGGCGGAAGCACTACTGCGACTGAACAGCTGACTAGGACTGGTGAGGTTGTCGGAACGCTCGCCTATATGTCCCCTGAGCAGGCGCGCGGTGAGCAGGTCGGCCCCGGAAGCGATATCTTTTCCTTTGGCCTGATGCTCTTCGAGATGCTTTCCGGCAAGAATCCATTTGAACGACCGACAGAGATCGACACCATAAGCGCGATTCTTCGCGACGAACCGCCGGCCTTGCGCATGGAATCCTCGGCTCCGCAGCATGCGTTGCGCTGTATCCTTGCCAAATCGCTGGCCAAAAATCCCGAGGAGCGATATCAAAAAGTCGGCGATTTAGGAGCCGATCTGCGCAAACTGCAAGGGGAGATCAGAGGAGGCGGGCTTTCTGCACGCAAGTGGACACTCGCGGTTGCGGCGGCAGTGCTCATCACACTCGTGGTTTTTGCGGTCGCGAATTTAACGCGATTCGCTTCAGTGAAGATCCAGGAGACAGGGTATAAGTCCGCTTCTCTAGTCATCGCAGACGTGCAAAATCGAACCGGAGATCCGGCGTTCGACGGCGTGCTCGAAGAATTATTGACCATCAGCCTAGGTGGAGCCGAAAAGATATCGCTCTTCGACCGCAAGCAGGCGATCAGCCTGCTGAATCGCGTCAAGCCTAGTGCCAAAGGACAGCTCTTAGAAGAAGATGCGCGGCTCATTTGCCAAAGGGAAGGCATTGACTGGACCATCAGCGCGTCCATAGAACAAGAAAAGAATGGCTTTCTCCTCAAGGCCAGAGCTCTGGATCCTATCAGCGGCAAGATTGCCGCGGCCGCGAACTGCTCGATCCATGCAAAAGCCGATATACTCAAGGCGGCAGACTATCTCTCAGCCGTGCTAAAGGCAGGACTCGGAGTGGTTTCGCCTGATTCCGCTCATGCTGGCACCAAAGAGACTTTCACCACAACCTCGCTGGAGGCGATGAAAGACTATGCCGAGGCGCAAAAGCTCGATGCCCTAGGAGT
- a CDS encoding serine hydrolase, which produces MVQAQDINIAKQLEGFDDYMAKVLKDWNGPGIGVGIVVGDKLVFAKGYGYRDYEKKLPFTPATVCPIASNTKLFTAVAAGMLVEEGKLTWDKPVRESVSTVRFYNEQLNNTVTLRDMLSHRTGVTRHDTIWYKSDFTRKELFERLKYLEPQEPMRQTFLYNNLMYAGVGYMIELESGKTWEQFVRDRILGPLEMKSTGYSIAHMLKQPEHGVGFTERRDSFELYRIPYYEDIEGVAPCGAIVSNIEDLSHWLIALMNDGKYKGMNVVPADVLKQTLAPSIALPNTAAEQRGFWEVLNSAYGMGRWTASYRGHLLAYHGGDLPGFHSQVSFMPKEHIGVLVFVIGDHTAPLYNLISYNVYERLLGLDQTPWIQRMLDIRLKAKEAGKQARKRAGEDRVPNTKPSHTLADYVSDYENPAYGVMRIGLKDNQLQFDFHKIRMPLTHFHYDRFDTADDEQDGKWSVNFRTNPQGDIDQAVISLDEAEAVFTRKPEKLDPQTLGKLAGSYETPTGTKIQITYQENSGLSLVSPGAPPIPLQQIKGLRFRTPQFSDVIFEFVLENGEVKALKQRSPEGEYTFPRK; this is translated from the coding sequence GTGGTTCAGGCGCAGGACATCAATATCGCCAAACAACTTGAGGGCTTCGACGATTACATGGCCAAGGTTCTAAAGGATTGGAACGGCCCGGGGATTGGCGTGGGCATTGTGGTTGGCGACAAATTGGTCTTCGCGAAAGGGTATGGATATCGTGATTACGAAAAGAAGCTGCCGTTCACGCCGGCGACGGTGTGCCCGATCGCGTCGAATACGAAACTGTTTACTGCGGTCGCCGCGGGCATGCTGGTGGAAGAAGGCAAGCTGACCTGGGATAAGCCGGTGCGCGAATCGGTATCCACGGTGAGGTTCTACAACGAACAGCTCAACAATACCGTGACCCTGCGCGATATGCTATCGCACCGGACCGGCGTTACGCGTCACGACACCATCTGGTACAAGTCCGACTTTACGCGGAAAGAACTGTTCGAACGGCTGAAGTATCTTGAGCCGCAAGAACCGATGCGGCAAACGTTCCTGTACAACAATCTGATGTACGCGGGCGTGGGTTACATGATCGAACTGGAATCCGGGAAGACCTGGGAGCAGTTCGTGCGGGACCGCATTCTGGGACCGCTGGAGATGAAATCCACAGGTTACTCGATCGCCCACATGTTGAAGCAACCCGAACACGGCGTCGGCTTTACTGAGCGCAGGGATTCCTTCGAACTCTACCGCATTCCTTACTACGAAGACATAGAAGGCGTAGCGCCCTGCGGAGCAATCGTCTCCAACATTGAGGATCTGTCGCACTGGTTGATCGCATTGATGAACGACGGCAAGTATAAAGGCATGAACGTGGTGCCGGCCGATGTGCTCAAGCAGACGCTCGCGCCTTCCATTGCGCTGCCCAATACTGCCGCCGAGCAGCGGGGATTCTGGGAGGTCCTGAACTCGGCCTATGGCATGGGGCGTTGGACCGCCTCTTACCGCGGGCACCTCCTGGCGTATCATGGCGGCGATCTGCCGGGCTTCCACTCGCAGGTGTCCTTTATGCCGAAGGAGCACATCGGCGTGCTGGTGTTTGTGATCGGCGATCATACCGCGCCCCTCTACAACCTGATCAGCTACAACGTGTACGAAAGGCTCCTGGGGTTGGACCAGACGCCTTGGATCCAGCGCATGCTCGATATTCGCCTGAAGGCCAAGGAGGCCGGAAAGCAAGCGCGAAAAAGAGCCGGCGAGGATCGTGTGCCGAATACCAAGCCGTCGCACACGCTGGCGGACTACGTGAGCGATTACGAAAACCCAGCGTACGGTGTGATGAGGATCGGGCTAAAGGATAACCAACTCCAGTTCGACTTCCATAAGATCCGGATGCCACTGACGCACTTTCACTATGACCGCTTCGATACGGCGGATGACGAGCAGGATGGCAAGTGGTCGGTGAATTTCCGCACCAATCCCCAAGGCGACATTGATCAGGCCGTCATTTCGCTGGACGAGGCAGAGGCGGTCTTCACGCGCAAGCCGGAGAAGCTCGATCCCCAGACGCTCGGGAAGCTGGCCGGCAGCTACGAGACGCCGACCGGAACAAAGATCCAGATCACCTACCAGGAAAACAGCGGACTGTCGCTGGTGTCGCCCGGCGCGCCTCCGATACCTCTCCAACAGATCAAGGGCCTGCGATTCCGCACCCCGCAATTCTCAGATGTGATATTCGAGTTTGTGCTGGAAAACGGCGAGGTGAAGGCGCTCAAGCAAAGAAGTCCTGAGGGAGAGTATACGTTTCCGCGAAAGTAG
- a CDS encoding RICIN domain-containing protein: MHRISFLLIASFFFFSNTAAAAQADSGLLVQLKNQYSGKCLSVKGGSKVHGAALVHKECGTGSLDAIWEMRPEGGGYRIANRNSGLCLGVAHQSKSDGSQVTQVAPCDRGDTVWRIEAVPPGTSPSQPSAVDFGRPSVIRNNNSNKCLALVTGDEIKQYGCPPHRPKTTWTFVEMPNALPENALKRRAPADPMANGITVLTYNTHLFGGSSAEVGNYLKNDFPRLFTRTLYERSDPLVFKDDSRAKLIVERIRECGADIVGLQEVWAYQRQGWICDQLADSYPYRYHPPDVQLDPRVIALARGVSDPAGLLTGLTGLLATGKTTSGLVLLSKYKLTNVTFSPFPARTDPGEEEFWARKGVITATVELWDGGPTFRLGISHACTDVGGKQQPDIKQIAQMTTAGPGSGVSRVSDSPAIMMGDFNVNGVKPEAYELMKGLFGQVDAMDAYRHVHPEIGEGDHTANVWSNLLYQLFNPRKGPTSRPPDILDYMFLKNSGGGLRMTPLEAEVIRDWKSPMNRGWWLDIYADKWASNYVAVVSFQLNGHPYLFGLKTNDTAYISRINDDGKGWKDIHQGQWASNYVGTAITTFYLNGHPHIFALKRWPSNTAYISRINDDGKGWKDIYHGQWASNYVAVVSFQLNGHPYLFGLKTNNTAYISRINDDGRGWKDIYQGKWASSYVGTAITTFYLNGHPYIFALKKNNTAYISRINDDGKGWKDIYRGQWASNYVAVRSFELNGHPYLFGLKTNDTAYVSRINDDGRGWKDIYRGGWSSHYTGTAITTFDLEIPDQDGKRVILPHMFSLKKEPYDQGWISRFGDYTNTMMDLSDHYPIKIKFEVTRTAQASR; encoded by the coding sequence ATGCATCGCATATCATTTTTGTTGATCGCATCATTCTTCTTTTTCTCCAATACCGCTGCGGCGGCTCAGGCGGATTCGGGTTTGCTGGTGCAACTCAAGAACCAGTACAGTGGAAAATGTCTATCAGTCAAGGGTGGCAGCAAGGTACACGGTGCAGCCTTGGTACACAAGGAATGCGGAACAGGGAGTCTTGACGCGATCTGGGAGATGCGCCCAGAGGGTGGAGGCTACCGGATCGCTAACAGAAACAGCGGACTCTGTCTTGGCGTCGCGCATCAAAGCAAGAGCGACGGCAGCCAGGTGACGCAAGTCGCGCCTTGCGACAGGGGGGATACTGTTTGGAGGATAGAAGCGGTGCCCCCTGGCACATCTCCTTCGCAGCCCTCGGCAGTCGACTTCGGGAGACCATCGGTCATCAGAAATAATAACAGCAACAAATGCCTGGCTCTGGTGACGGGTGACGAGATCAAACAATACGGCTGCCCACCCCATCGTCCCAAGACTACTTGGACGTTTGTCGAAATGCCGAATGCGCTTCCAGAGAATGCCTTGAAACGGAGAGCCCCTGCAGACCCGATGGCAAACGGCATCACGGTGTTGACATACAACACGCATTTGTTTGGGGGATCCAGTGCGGAAGTAGGCAACTATCTCAAGAACGATTTCCCAAGGCTCTTCACGCGCACGCTCTACGAGCGGAGCGATCCGTTAGTCTTTAAAGACGACAGCCGGGCCAAGCTGATCGTCGAAAGAATCAGGGAGTGCGGCGCAGACATCGTCGGATTGCAGGAAGTCTGGGCATATCAGCGGCAGGGCTGGATTTGCGATCAACTGGCGGATAGTTACCCCTATCGATACCACCCGCCTGATGTGCAGTTGGATCCGAGGGTTATAGCGTTGGCCCGAGGTGTATCAGATCCTGCGGGATTGCTCACCGGTCTAACAGGCCTGCTGGCCACGGGCAAGACCACGAGCGGCTTGGTGCTTCTAAGCAAGTACAAGCTGACCAACGTGACTTTCTCGCCGTTCCCCGCTAGGACAGATCCTGGCGAAGAAGAGTTCTGGGCCAGGAAGGGCGTCATAACCGCAACCGTTGAGCTGTGGGATGGGGGGCCGACTTTCAGGTTGGGCATCAGCCACGCATGCACGGACGTGGGTGGCAAGCAGCAGCCGGACATCAAACAGATTGCCCAAATGACTACTGCAGGGCCCGGAAGCGGCGTATCCAGGGTGTCGGACAGTCCGGCGATCATGATGGGAGACTTTAACGTCAATGGAGTGAAACCGGAAGCTTACGAGTTGATGAAGGGCCTTTTTGGACAAGTGGATGCGATGGACGCCTACCGGCATGTGCACCCGGAGATCGGAGAGGGTGACCATACCGCGAACGTGTGGAGCAACCTGCTCTATCAGCTGTTTAATCCTCGCAAAGGGCCGACCTCTCGGCCGCCGGACATCCTGGATTATATGTTCCTCAAGAACTCAGGCGGCGGACTCCGAATGACGCCCCTGGAGGCTGAGGTGATCCGGGACTGGAAGAGCCCCATGAATCGTGGGTGGTGGCTGGACATCTACGCCGATAAATGGGCCTCCAACTACGTGGCCGTCGTCTCCTTCCAACTCAACGGCCACCCGTATCTCTTCGGATTGAAAACCAACGACACAGCTTACATTTCGCGGATCAATGACGATGGCAAGGGTTGGAAGGACATTCACCAGGGACAATGGGCCTCCAACTATGTGGGCACCGCGATCACGACATTCTACCTCAACGGCCATCCCCACATTTTCGCTCTCAAACGCTGGCCTTCAAACACAGCCTATATCTCCCGAATCAATGACGATGGCAAGGGTTGGAAGGACATTTACCATGGGCAATGGGCCTCCAACTATGTAGCCGTTGTCTCTTTCCAACTCAACGGCCATCCATATCTGTTCGGGCTGAAGACGAACAATACAGCCTATATCTCCCGAATCAATGACGATGGCAGGGGATGGAAAGATATTTACCAGGGGAAATGGGCCTCCAGCTATGTGGGCACCGCGATAACAACATTTTACCTCAACGGCCACCCGTATATTTTCGCATTGAAGAAAAACAACACAGCCTACATCTCGCGGATCAATGACGACGGCAAGGGATGGAAGGACATCTACCGGGGGCAATGGGCCTCCAATTACGTCGCTGTTCGCTCCTTTGAACTCAATGGCCATCCTTATCTCTTCGGGCTGAAGACCAACGACACAGCCTACGTTTCGCGGATCAATGACGACGGCAGGGGATGGAAGGACATATACCGAGGGGGATGGTCCTCCCACTATACCGGTACAGCGATAACGACATTTGACCTCGAGATCCCGGACCAAGATGGGAAGCGCGTGATCCTCCCTCACATGTTCTCTCTAAAAAAAGAGCCTTATGATCAAGGGTGGATTTCACGCTTTGGCGACTATACCAATACCATGATGGATCTATCAGATCACTATCCTATCAAGATCAAGTTCGAGGTAACGCGGACCGCTCAAGCTTCACGATAG
- a CDS encoding lamin tail domain-containing protein: MKTRTNLVLMLALALTLIGATLMMATQSGAGRNAPPPRPKGPYDIYADAGAPCVAAHSTTRALYASYNGPLYQVLRQSDLKTLDIGVVQPVASPVPDAGGYADAAAQDAFCANTYRWITTIYDQSPKHNDLIQAPRGGFSGPAMGGFNNLPIADMAPITIMGHKAYGVFIAPGMGLRQNDAKGTAVDDQAEGQYWVISGHHYNSGCCFDYGNAEIDSRDDGNGTMETTYYGNATGWYRGNPPGPWIMTDQENNLVGCVNPDGSRLCSNLPSITWRFVTAIAKGEPHHWTSMGGDAQRGALSVMFDGPRVDHTYDPMRKQGAILLGNGGDNSNGSQGTFYEGAMTAAGTFPTDATDQLVQANVVAARYDVPRLSLAPASAIATPPGLQTFSPGSSQDTTVTFTNTTGSPATGVQLSISVSRLWTFLKFIPKPSDVQGAARTSVTFPDPVAPGASVSATFNVTSGPAAFNGDLVGNASWTNGTTGERQSETTAEKVRNVSPIKINEFRISAGSPANPTDSFIELYNAGTGAIDISNWTLTQHPTQQPVFSSVKIPAGTKLAARGFYLLGLSNSGLAVQARAGDATINVRSTAGMSVGDTIEIDTGSSLETRKIVSIGTAAGNSTTLWQPLPDGPVITIPAGATSVPVTSVNGFVVGEKIAIGYGATYPTVAKALERYEVVTVTAVGKQGTQAFLGADAPAGATNIKVTSVANITVGDKLRLDIDTVGHGIETVTVTKLGTQSSRTALAADASAGATNIKVSSVNGFVVGDKLTVGTPANKETVTITAVGAAGPTGAGVEFTPALAKAHLNREAVVAQGTGLDLAAPLKFNHAANLPFSAWGTGISFTPATAFAHSSNEPVQPLGTGITLDSPLVKAHAIDAVVRDAQVTTAGYQGTPAPNQWFGGPALSAGAGTMVLRDAAGLVVDSLNYGGLVDPWASEGYQATSGAGQSGCRVPSPGSGRGGGGFGGPGASAAGAPHRSAGRFPDGIDTDSNCNDFLLQSASTLSAASAAGANNIKVAGVADFAAGQTIMIDAGENLETAVIATVGTAGATTVGADTAVGATVIPVAVGAGFSVGQTITIDSGANQETAVVASTTGGGRGGGRGGPGGGATITVAAPLTLAHAPGAQVSGTGITLTSALTRAHAGGAQVAGSVPTPGAPNQYYRKGASAKK; this comes from the coding sequence ATGAAAACGAGAACCAATCTTGTGCTGATGCTCGCGCTGGCGCTCACGCTGATTGGCGCCACGTTGATGATGGCGACACAATCCGGGGCGGGACGCAATGCTCCTCCGCCCAGGCCGAAAGGCCCATATGACATCTACGCCGACGCCGGCGCCCCCTGCGTGGCCGCCCACAGCACCACGCGCGCGCTGTACGCCTCCTACAACGGCCCGCTCTACCAGGTCCTGCGCCAGTCGGACCTCAAGACCCTGGACATCGGCGTCGTCCAGCCCGTCGCGTCGCCGGTCCCGGATGCGGGCGGATACGCCGACGCGGCCGCGCAGGACGCGTTCTGCGCCAACACGTACCGCTGGATCACCACCATCTACGACCAATCCCCCAAGCACAACGACCTCATCCAGGCGCCCCGCGGCGGATTCAGCGGCCCGGCTATGGGTGGGTTTAACAATCTCCCGATCGCCGACATGGCGCCGATCACGATCATGGGCCACAAGGCCTACGGCGTCTTCATCGCGCCGGGCATGGGCCTGCGCCAGAACGATGCGAAGGGCACCGCGGTCGACGACCAGGCGGAAGGGCAGTACTGGGTCATCAGCGGCCACCACTATAACTCCGGCTGCTGCTTCGACTACGGCAACGCCGAGATCGACAGCCGCGACGACGGCAACGGCACCATGGAAACCACCTACTACGGCAACGCTACCGGCTGGTATCGCGGGAACCCTCCCGGCCCGTGGATCATGACCGACCAGGAGAACAACCTGGTCGGTTGCGTCAACCCGGACGGCTCCAGACTCTGCTCAAACCTGCCGAGCATCACCTGGCGATTCGTGACCGCGATCGCCAAGGGCGAACCGCACCACTGGACCTCCATGGGCGGCGATGCGCAACGCGGCGCCCTGTCGGTCATGTTCGACGGACCGCGCGTCGACCACACTTATGACCCGATGCGCAAGCAGGGTGCCATCCTCCTTGGCAACGGCGGCGACAACAGCAACGGCTCGCAGGGCACCTTCTATGAAGGCGCGATGACGGCCGCAGGCACCTTCCCGACGGACGCCACCGACCAGCTGGTGCAGGCCAACGTCGTGGCTGCCAGGTACGACGTGCCGCGGCTGAGCCTGGCGCCGGCGTCGGCAATTGCCACGCCGCCGGGACTCCAGACGTTCTCGCCGGGCTCCTCGCAGGACACCACCGTGACATTCACGAATACCACGGGATCGCCTGCAACGGGCGTTCAGTTGAGCATTTCCGTGTCCAGGCTGTGGACGTTCTTGAAGTTCATCCCGAAGCCCTCCGACGTTCAGGGCGCCGCCAGGACGTCGGTGACGTTTCCTGATCCGGTCGCGCCGGGTGCGAGCGTGAGCGCGACCTTCAATGTCACCTCGGGGCCGGCGGCCTTCAACGGCGACCTGGTCGGCAACGCGTCGTGGACGAATGGGACGACCGGCGAGAGGCAATCCGAGACAACAGCAGAGAAGGTGCGGAACGTCAGCCCGATTAAGATCAACGAGTTCCGCATCAGCGCCGGTTCTCCCGCCAACCCGACGGATTCGTTCATCGAACTCTACAACGCCGGCACCGGCGCCATCGACATCTCCAACTGGACCCTGACCCAGCACCCGACCCAGCAGCCCGTCTTCTCGTCGGTGAAGATCCCGGCCGGGACGAAGCTCGCGGCCCGCGGCTTCTACCTGCTTGGCCTCTCCAACTCAGGGCTGGCGGTCCAGGCGCGCGCGGGCGATGCCACCATCAACGTGAGGAGCACGGCAGGCATGTCGGTCGGCGATACGATCGAAATCGACACCGGCTCCAGCTTGGAGACCCGCAAGATCGTAAGCATCGGGACGGCGGCCGGCAACAGTACGACGTTGTGGCAACCCCTCCCCGACGGTCCGGTGATCACGATCCCCGCCGGCGCGACCAGCGTGCCGGTCACGAGTGTGAACGGCTTCGTAGTTGGCGAGAAGATCGCCATCGGCTATGGCGCCACCTACCCCACGGTCGCAAAAGCCCTGGAGCGGTACGAGGTGGTCACGGTCACCGCGGTCGGCAAGCAGGGCACGCAAGCCTTCCTGGGGGCGGACGCGCCCGCCGGCGCGACCAATATCAAGGTGACGTCCGTCGCCAACATCACGGTCGGGGACAAGCTCAGGTTGGACATCGACACCGTCGGCCATGGGATCGAGACCGTCACGGTCACGAAGCTCGGCACGCAGTCGAGCCGCACGGCGCTCGCGGCGGATGCGAGCGCGGGCGCGACCAATATCAAAGTTAGCAGTGTGAACGGTTTTGTTGTGGGCGACAAGCTGACCGTTGGCACACCCGCAAACAAGGAAACGGTGACAATCACCGCCGTCGGCGCCGCGGGGCCGACCGGCGCCGGCGTCGAATTCACGCCGGCCCTCGCCAAGGCGCATCTAAACCGCGAGGCGGTGGTAGCTCAGGGAACGGGCCTCGACCTGGCCGCCCCGCTGAAGTTCAACCATGCGGCCAACCTCCCCTTCAGCGCTTGGGGAACGGGGATCAGCTTCACGCCGGCGACGGCCTTTGCCCACTCGAGCAACGAGCCCGTCCAGCCGCTCGGCACGGGCATCACGCTCGACAGCCCGCTGGTCAAGGCTCACGCGATCGACGCGGTTGTGCGTGACGCCCAAGTCACGACCGCGGGCTACCAGGGGACTCCGGCGCCCAACCAGTGGTTCGGGGGCCCTGCCCTCTCCGCCGGCGCCGGCACCATGGTGCTGCGTGACGCCGCCGGCCTGGTCGTCGACAGCCTCAACTACGGCGGCCTCGTCGACCCATGGGCCTCCGAGGGTTACCAGGCAACCTCTGGAGCAGGGCAGAGTGGCTGCCGCGTGCCTTCGCCCGGCTCGGGCCGCGGTGGCGGTGGCTTCGGCGGGCCGGGCGCTTCGGCCGCCGGCGCACCCCATAGGAGCGCGGGCCGCTTCCCGGACGGCATCGACACCGACAGCAACTGCAACGATTTCCTGTTGCAGTCCGCCAGCACCCTGTCGGCCGCTTCGGCCGCCGGCGCGAACAATATCAAAGTCGCCGGCGTGGCGGACTTTGCCGCCGGTCAGACCATTATGATTGATGCGGGCGAGAACCTCGAGACCGCCGTCATCGCGACGGTCGGCACGGCAGGAGCCACCACGGTGGGCGCCGACACCGCCGTGGGCGCGACCGTTATCCCTGTCGCCGTCGGCGCAGGCTTTTCCGTCGGCCAGACCATCACCATCGACAGTGGCGCAAACCAGGAGACGGCGGTTGTCGCCTCCACCACCGGCGGCGGCAGGGGCGGCGGCAGAGGCGGCCCTGGCGGCGGCGCCACCATCACCGTCGCCGCGCCGCTCACCTTAGCGCACGCGCCCGGCGCCCAGGTCTCCGGCACCGGCATCACCCTCACCAGTGCGTTGACCCGGGCGCATGCCGGCGGCGCGCAGGTCGCTGGCAGCGTTCCCACGCCTGGTGCGCCCAACCAGTATTACAGGAAGGGGGCAAGCGCGAAGAAGTAG
- a CDS encoding transposase, whose translation MPRIARPIIPGIAHHVTQRGNRCENIFFEEADRQRYMQLLLEYSSRDGMKILAYCLMTNHVHLVCLPERAQTFGSVLRPLDLRYTQHINRTLGLTGRLWQGRPFSCALDDEHLKAAVRYVERNPVRARMVRKAERYPWSSAAAHCGLREDPLLSPLQGWVPVGTEDWSAWLAEKEDEEMLATIRLHTRAGRPVGGERFVSALESRLGRRLQARSIGRPRNEKTSARN comes from the coding sequence ATGCCGAGAATCGCGAGACCGATAATACCTGGAATTGCGCATCACGTCACGCAAAGGGGCAACCGATGTGAGAATATATTTTTTGAGGAGGCGGATCGGCAGCGCTATATGCAACTGCTGCTGGAGTATTCCAGCAGGGACGGGATGAAAATTCTGGCATATTGCCTGATGACGAACCATGTTCACCTGGTGTGCTTACCGGAGAGAGCCCAAACGTTTGGATCGGTATTGAGGCCATTGGATCTGCGCTACACGCAGCATATCAATCGTACGCTTGGACTGACGGGTCGGTTGTGGCAAGGGCGGCCGTTTTCGTGTGCTCTGGATGACGAGCATCTGAAAGCGGCAGTGCGGTATGTGGAACGGAATCCTGTGCGGGCACGGATGGTGCGCAAAGCGGAGCGATATCCTTGGAGCAGCGCAGCGGCGCACTGCGGACTGCGCGAGGATCCGTTGTTGAGCCCGCTGCAGGGTTGGGTGCCGGTCGGGACGGAAGACTGGTCGGCATGGCTGGCAGAGAAAGAGGACGAAGAGATGCTGGCGACGATCCGGCTGCACACGCGCGCGGGCCGTCCGGTAGGGGGCGAGAGATTTGTTTCGGCGCTGGAATCGCGGCTGGGACGCCGGTTGCAGGCCAGATCGATCGGGCGACCGCGAAATGAGAAGACATCTGCGAGAAACTAA